From one Desulfurobacterium thermolithotrophum DSM 11699 genomic stretch:
- a CDS encoding class II SORL domain-containing protein, with product MKVFGPEPEGKRKHTPVIEAPAKVKKGEWFDVKVVVGKDIAHPNTKEHWIAHISLWAGDFLVAKADLEPEKAASEVIFKVKLEETTTLTAHAYCNLHGLWHSEEVTVEVEE from the coding sequence ATGAAAGTATTTGGTCCAGAACCAGAAGGCAAAAGAAAACATACACCCGTAATTGAAGCACCTGCAAAAGTAAAAAAGGGTGAGTGGTTTGATGTAAAGGTTGTTGTTGGTAAGGATATTGCACATCCAAATACAAAAGAACATTGGATTGCGCATATATCCCTTTGGGCTGGAGACTTCTTGGTAGCAAAAGCAGATCTTGAACCTGAAAAGGCTGCATCAGAAGTTATTTTTAAAGTAAAACTTGAAGAAACAACAACCCTTACTGCCCATGCATACTGCAATCTTCACGGCCTCTGGCACAGTGAAGAAGTAACCGTAGAAGTTGAGGAATAA
- a CDS encoding site-specific DNA-methyltransferase, whose amino-acid sequence MKIERKVYEEKFWNILEDLFAGAEVEGKSGYVNLLKVKRKYFKNYLKPNLLEYIDKQLKDFPDFKEELYQKLYSFFHRYFSETGSIYFSYTPLYYKIYDKVYKNEGKKEVYFKPSEFDSNTDFEQILSDKEDVSLFWKTHMLYYIKTDKIIRSMKVEIPEEALTFYFDASEIELKKANEKKQLIYELKEVKEDGTIVLKVLYSERGKKTKEKEIIKQVKKVYKHSRLTEEYLNKAIKTFEKQANVDYFINKNAEKFLKEQFDLWMYQYLFSQEASFDLKRFQELQALKNIAYRIIEFIAQFEDELRKIWEKPRLVFNSNYVITLDRIANKEEGKEILEEIISQLKEQEKEFKKSINQLKKIKENYKSYKERFENHQIKNQLEEWYLLDIIEEGFGVDGILKNGELNEKWKFLPVDTKYFNGLKEKIEEIFDIDEELDGRLIKSENWQALNTILPKHKEKIQTIYIDPPFNKEQEADYYYNVNYKDSTWITMLENRISLAKELLNEKGSIFVRCDYNGNMYVRMLLNEIFGKENFRNEIDIKRNQSLPKTGDVNLIEETENLYVFGKTNKFYFINQLMDREKPKWVDLGTRPSDVEDNPPRVVEGKEFYPPKYRRWAYSQDNIDEMYAKGRLKIENGKIKILLDKRKLGSNWTDIPGYSTVPTWGFKTENSEVLLKRVIQSTLNERDIILDFFLGSGTTTAVAHKLKRKWIGVELGEHFYSVILPRMKKVLFYDKSGISKDKDVKELYNDKKAGGFFKYYELEQYEDILKTIEYADIDVEEYYEKLANVLGEDFKSSKAEPFIFDKKLARVVDEEGNINIQNLYPDKEIDIAESISNVLGISFNQAKENINNKTLAKLLNI is encoded by the coding sequence ATGAAAATAGAAAGAAAAGTTTATGAAGAAAAATTTTGGAATATACTTGAGGATTTATTTGCAGGAGCAGAAGTAGAAGGTAAAAGTGGATATGTAAATCTTCTGAAGGTAAAAAGAAAATATTTTAAAAATTATTTAAAACCAAATCTCTTAGAGTATATAGACAAGCAGTTAAAAGATTTTCCAGATTTTAAAGAAGAACTCTATCAAAAACTATATTCATTCTTTCACAGATATTTTTCTGAAACAGGAAGTATATATTTTTCATACACACCGCTTTACTACAAGATATACGATAAAGTTTATAAAAACGAAGGAAAGAAAGAAGTTTACTTTAAGCCAAGTGAGTTTGATTCCAATACAGATTTTGAACAAATCTTATCAGATAAAGAAGATGTAAGCCTATTTTGGAAAACGCATATGCTTTATTACATAAAAACAGACAAAATAATTCGTTCCATGAAAGTAGAAATACCAGAAGAAGCATTAACTTTTTACTTTGACGCATCAGAAATAGAACTAAAAAAAGCAAATGAAAAAAAACAGTTAATTTATGAATTAAAAGAAGTAAAAGAAGATGGAACTATAGTATTAAAAGTTTTATATTCCGAAAGAGGAAAGAAAACAAAAGAAAAAGAAATAATAAAGCAGGTAAAAAAAGTATACAAACACTCAAGATTGACAGAAGAATATCTAAATAAAGCAATAAAAACCTTTGAAAAACAGGCAAATGTAGATTACTTCATAAACAAAAATGCAGAAAAGTTTTTAAAAGAACAGTTTGATTTATGGATGTATCAGTATCTCTTTTCACAGGAAGCAAGTTTTGATTTAAAAAGATTCCAAGAGCTTCAAGCATTAAAGAATATAGCTTATAGGATAATAGAGTTTATAGCACAATTTGAAGATGAATTAAGAAAGATATGGGAAAAACCAAGATTAGTATTTAACTCAAACTATGTAATAACACTTGATAGAATAGCAAATAAAGAAGAAGGAAAAGAAATTTTAGAAGAAATAATAAGCCAGTTAAAAGAGCAGGAAAAAGAATTTAAAAAGAGTATAAACCAGTTAAAGAAGATAAAAGAGAATTACAAATCTTATAAGGAAAGATTTGAGAATCATCAAATAAAAAATCAATTAGAGGAATGGTATTTATTAGACATAATAGAAGAAGGTTTTGGAGTAGATGGGATATTAAAAAATGGTGAGTTAAACGAAAAATGGAAGTTTTTACCTGTTGATACAAAATACTTTAATGGATTAAAAGAAAAAATAGAAGAAATATTTGACATAGATGAAGAGTTAGATGGAAGATTAATAAAAAGTGAAAACTGGCAAGCATTAAATACAATACTGCCAAAGCATAAAGAAAAAATACAAACTATTTATATTGACCCGCCGTTTAACAAAGAGCAAGAAGCAGATTATTACTATAATGTGAATTATAAAGATTCTACTTGGATAACAATGCTTGAAAATAGAATTTCTTTAGCTAAAGAGTTATTGAATGAAAAGGGAAGTATTTTTGTAAGATGTGATTACAATGGAAATATGTATGTAAGAATGCTTTTAAATGAGATTTTTGGGAAGGAGAATTTTAGAAATGAAATAGATATTAAAAGAAACCAATCTTTACCTAAAACAGGAGATGTTAATTTAATAGAAGAAACAGAAAATCTTTATGTATTTGGTAAAACAAATAAGTTTTATTTTATAAACCAATTGATGGACAGAGAAAAACCAAAATGGGTGGATCTAGGGACTCGTCCATCAGATGTAGAAGATAATCCTCCAAGAGTAGTGGAAGGCAAAGAGTTTTATCCTCCAAAATACAGGAGATGGGCATATTCGCAGGATAATATTGATGAGATGTATGCTAAGGGAAGATTAAAAATAGAAAATGGAAAAATTAAGATATTATTAGACAAGAGAAAATTAGGAAGTAATTGGACAGATATTCCTGGATATTCTACAGTTCCGACTTGGGGATTTAAAACCGAAAATTCGGAAGTATTACTCAAAAGAGTTATCCAATCAACCTTAAACGAAAGAGATATAATCTTAGACTTCTTCCTTGGATCTGGAACAACAACAGCAGTAGCACATAAGTTAAAAAGAAAATGGATAGGAGTAGAGCTTGGGGAACATTTTTACTCAGTAATACTACCAAGGATGAAAAAAGTTTTATTCTATGACAAATCAGGCATAAGTAAAGATAAAGATGTAAAAGAACTATATAATGATAAAAAGGCAGGTGGATTTTTCAAGTACTATGAACTTGAGCAGTATGAAGATATATTAAAAACAATAGAATATGCAGACATAGATGTAGAAGAATATTATGAAAAATTAGCTAATGTTTTAGGAGAAGATTTTAAATCTTCAAAAGCAGAGCCATTTATATTTGATAAAAAATTAGCAAGAGTTGTTGATGAAGAAGGTAATATAAATATACAGAACCTATATCCAGATAAAGAAATAGACATTGCAGAAAGTATATCAAATGTATTAGGAATAAGCTTTAATCAAGCAAAAGAAAATATAAACAACAAAACTTTAGCAAAACTATTAAACATTTAA
- a CDS encoding SufB/SufD family protein, which translates to MEKIDKLLNNILSLGLPEDVLKNPSIVIEGHKVVKEVPYPGILLEKKVLDDRIKVSLKVLPNITVEKPVHMCLSKLSPGDQLIDITIDIGENSKVKMVSHCAFKGKNIKHISRTNFRVRKGASLEVSEIHYHEKDIDILIDAKSEGVVEEKGSYKSLFKIDSNNAGKVRIEYTVDILDYATADIETKIAGRDGDDIYVKDIMYLKGKYSKAIAKSRLMALGNTKAEFYGETYGFGDYSRGHIDCSEIVRGNEVTVKAIPIVVVNNETAKVTHEAAVGSIDKKQLETLMAKGLDEDEAVDVIVKGMLG; encoded by the coding sequence ATGGAAAAGATAGATAAACTTCTAAATAATATCCTTTCTTTAGGATTGCCAGAAGATGTACTTAAAAATCCTTCTATTGTCATTGAAGGGCATAAAGTTGTTAAGGAAGTTCCTTATCCAGGAATTCTGCTTGAAAAAAAGGTTTTAGATGACAGAATAAAAGTTAGCTTAAAAGTTCTTCCAAATATTACAGTTGAGAAGCCAGTCCATATGTGTCTTTCAAAACTTAGTCCAGGAGATCAACTTATTGATATTACTATAGATATTGGCGAAAACTCAAAAGTAAAGATGGTTTCCCATTGTGCCTTTAAGGGTAAGAATATCAAACACATAAGTAGAACTAATTTTAGAGTAAGAAAAGGAGCTTCTCTTGAAGTTTCTGAAATTCACTATCACGAGAAGGATATAGATATTTTAATAGACGCTAAGTCAGAAGGTGTAGTAGAAGAAAAAGGTTCCTATAAGAGTCTTTTCAAAATAGATTCAAATAATGCAGGAAAGGTCAGAATAGAATACACCGTTGACATTCTTGACTATGCAACTGCAGATATTGAAACAAAAATAGCAGGAAGAGATGGAGATGATATATATGTGAAAGATATCATGTATCTAAAAGGTAAGTACTCTAAAGCTATAGCTAAGAGTAGATTAATGGCTCTTGGCAACACTAAAGCTGAGTTTTACGGAGAAACTTATGGATTTGGAGATTACTCAAGAGGTCACATTGACTGTTCAGAAATAGTAAGAGGCAATGAAGTTACAGTAAAAGCTATTCCTATAGTTGTTGTTAATAACGAAACTGCAAAAGTAACACATGAGGCTGCTGTTGGTAGCATTGATAAGAAACAACTTGAAACCTTGATGGCAAAAGGACTTGACGAAGACGAGGCTGTTGACGTAATTGTTAAAGGAATGCTAGGGTAA